In Bacteroidota bacterium, the genomic window TAGCATTTCAGAAAGGGGAAAGTATTAGTATTTGACTATCTTCTTCGTAATTGAACTTAATGGTGTATCAATTTTAATCAAATAGATTCCCTTTTCAAAAGATGAAATATTAATCCTTTCTTTCAGGTTGAATAAAACATCCTGATAAAGTATCTGGCCTTGTAAATTGCTGATTTCTATGTAAATATTATCAAACCCGGTAGTATTTAGAATTGTTATCAGATCAATGCCTGGATTTGGATAGATCAAGACAGAAC contains:
- a CDS encoding T9SS type A sorting domain-containing protein; translation: MELLISEYNDNSCPGSVLIYPNPGIDLITILNTTGFDNIYIEISNLQGQILYQDVLFNLKERINISSFEKGIYLIKIDTPLSSITKKIVKY